The Cohnella abietis genome has a segment encoding these proteins:
- a CDS encoding YkvI family membrane protein, with the protein MKQWATSIQVGLVFIGTVVGAGFASGREVMQFFTRFGHWGPYLIILSTLFFVWIGAKVMLLAAQLQAKSYEDLNKYLFGEQVGRWVSHLMLIVLLGVNAVMLAGAGSLFSEHLNLSYQTGLIVTMFACFLLLRKGMNAILTINTFVVPLMIGFTTFLVIETLRNPISSNWISSPNELSPWAAWLSPFLYAAFNLSMSQAVLVPLGSAIKDPIVLKRGAWMGGIGIGLMLLAGHLALSARMPGIAQFEIPMGGIARELGAWLHWIFVFLIFMEIFTTLVADIYGLTLQLQERTKASPWLLTSILLFICFLAGQLGFGPLLSTLYPMFGLLSLGWLFLISRDRSRSTSQPTPPNPPT; encoded by the coding sequence ATGAAGCAATGGGCCACAAGCATTCAAGTCGGGTTAGTGTTTATCGGAACCGTTGTCGGAGCAGGATTTGCTTCCGGAAGAGAGGTCATGCAGTTTTTCACACGTTTCGGACATTGGGGTCCTTATCTCATTATTTTATCAACCTTGTTTTTCGTGTGGATTGGCGCCAAGGTTATGCTATTGGCCGCTCAGCTCCAAGCAAAGTCCTATGAAGACTTAAACAAATACTTATTCGGCGAGCAAGTAGGACGTTGGGTAAGCCATCTGATGCTCATAGTTCTGCTGGGGGTTAATGCAGTTATGCTTGCTGGTGCGGGTTCACTATTCTCAGAGCACTTGAACTTGAGCTACCAAACTGGACTAATCGTGACGATGTTCGCCTGCTTCCTGCTGCTGCGTAAAGGGATGAATGCAATTCTAACAATCAACACCTTTGTAGTTCCTTTAATGATTGGGTTCACAACCTTTCTCGTTATAGAGACGCTTCGCAACCCCATATCCAGCAACTGGATATCCAGTCCCAATGAGCTATCTCCTTGGGCAGCTTGGCTATCCCCATTCCTTTACGCAGCATTTAATCTCTCCATGTCGCAAGCTGTGCTTGTCCCTCTCGGATCTGCCATTAAAGATCCCATCGTCTTAAAGCGAGGCGCATGGATGGGAGGAATCGGCATAGGCCTTATGCTTCTTGCTGGCCATCTGGCACTATCAGCACGAATGCCCGGTATTGCGCAATTTGAGATTCCTATGGGCGGAATCGCCCGTGAGCTAGGGGCTTGGCTCCACTGGATATTCGTATTTTTAATTTTCATGGAAATTTTCACAACTCTTGTCGCCGATATATACGGCCTTACGCTACAGCTTCAAGAGAGAACAAAGGCTTCCCCATGGCTGCTAACTTCGATTCTCTTGTTCATCTGTTTTCTTGCCGGGCAATTGGGCTTCGGCCCCTTATTATCGACGCTGTACCCCATGTTCGGCTTGCTCAGCTTGGGTTGGCTTTTCCTCATTAGCCGTGATCGCTCTCGTTCCACTAGTCAGCCGACGCCTCCTAATCCCCCAACGTAA
- a CDS encoding xanthine phosphoribosyltransferase gives MDILKDRILKEASVINSGVLKLDSLLNHGVDPQLTMEMGKEFAARFAGEKITKVITVESSGIPVAFATAFQLGVPLVFARRKKTLLGEPDAYIERVPSFTKGIVTDLIVSRDLLNADDSVLFIDDIIANGDAARGLIKIIEQSGASISGIGIVLEKSFQAGGRTLRELGFRLETLVKIQSLDDNTITFAD, from the coding sequence GTGGATATTCTCAAAGATAGGATTCTTAAAGAAGCGAGTGTCATTAACTCCGGGGTGTTGAAATTGGACTCTCTGCTTAATCATGGCGTCGATCCGCAATTGACGATGGAGATGGGCAAGGAGTTTGCAGCAAGATTTGCTGGCGAGAAAATTACAAAAGTAATTACGGTTGAATCATCGGGAATACCGGTTGCTTTCGCAACTGCGTTCCAGCTTGGCGTACCGCTCGTATTTGCTCGCAGGAAAAAAACATTACTCGGTGAACCGGATGCCTATATCGAAAGGGTTCCTTCATTTACGAAAGGAATCGTAACTGATTTAATTGTATCTCGCGATCTGCTTAATGCAGACGATTCCGTACTGTTTATTGATGATATTATTGCAAACGGGGATGCGGCTCGGGGACTCATAAAAATTATTGAGCAATCTGGTGCGTCTATTAGTGGTATCGGGATCGTTCTTGAGAAATCATTTCAAGCGGGTGGGCGTACACTTCGCGAGCTTGGTTTCCGGCTGGAAACGCTCGTTAAGATTCAATCACTCGATGATAATACAATTACATTTGCCGATTAG
- a CDS encoding carboxymuconolactone decarboxylase family protein produces MNVMEQKVRQYKENAAGLSDILPEVARTYEQFTGQAFESGELDATTKQLIALGVALYANNEVCSFYHVQEARALGASDQQIMETVAVASAAASGHVLSQGVIRVQGALGINTGEQVNSNIN; encoded by the coding sequence ATGAATGTAATGGAGCAAAAGGTACGTCAGTATAAGGAAAATGCAGCTGGGCTGTCCGATATACTTCCGGAGGTGGCGCGTACATACGAGCAATTTACTGGGCAAGCCTTTGAGTCGGGAGAGCTTGATGCAACAACTAAGCAGTTAATCGCACTCGGAGTTGCTCTTTACGCGAACAATGAAGTATGTAGCTTTTACCACGTACAGGAAGCGCGTGCCCTAGGTGCAAGCGATCAACAAATTATGGAAACAGTAGCCGTCGCCTCGGCGGCCGCAAGCGGACATGTGCTGTCCCAAGGGGTTATCAGAGTTCAGGGGGCGCTTGGGATTAATACAGGGGAACAGGTTAATAGCAATATTAACTGA
- a CDS encoding response regulator, with protein sequence MEHMHESYDALLVVFSYVVAVVASYTVLDLVGRITTSTGRVRWLWLLFGAFAMGMGIWSMHFVGMLALSLPVPVAYNLFTVVLSVIVAIIASFIALYMVGRDHLTLRRLLGGGVLLAIGISSMHYIGMAAMLIDISYDPFYFILSIVIALVASVAALWLSFYFRKGGKRGATWKKLGSGLIMGAAIVGMHYTGMTAAHFHLGDKSLSTSGFILDQSWLGYFISGGTLFTLGLSLLGIYISNKFSYKDSEIQEKASEISEMNKELRQLNENLEELVKERTAQLEQAHDEAIKANMIKSQFLANMSHELRTPLNAIIGYSELLVEEAEELGEQTFVEDLGKIRNAGKHLLNLINDILDISKIEAGKMEVHMETFDMSGLIQDVITTVKPLTDKNNNKLETSLVQGEMTTDVTKLRQILINLLSNASKFTKEGTISLDVYRELRNDRTGYCFCVKDTGIGMTPEQVEKLFQPFTQADSSTTRKYGGTGLGLAISRSFCDLMGGAIQVESEIGSGSLFTCWLPTSVEEEKWSDEEFVESQGNREDNGGISILLIDDEPFNHQLMKRYLANEGWTLAFASSGQEGLQMAKKHRPQVICLDILMPSMDGWTVLSAIKNDPELQDIPVVIWSMTNDNHLGYALGASEFLTKPISREQLIHVMDRFVSKRTDHTVLVIEDDAATSELMARLLQKEGYEVTQAQSGRIALDFMTRVTPKMILLDLMMPEMDGFQFVAEVRKQEAWSDIPIVVVTAKTITAEDRLKLNGYVKGVIQKGSFEHKSLLDEIRRYVVVERQE encoded by the coding sequence ATGGAACATATGCATGAATCTTATGATGCTCTTTTAGTTGTTTTTTCATATGTCGTTGCCGTTGTGGCTTCTTACACAGTTCTTGATTTGGTCGGAAGGATTACGACATCAACCGGTCGGGTCCGGTGGTTATGGCTCCTGTTCGGTGCGTTTGCAATGGGAATGGGAATTTGGTCGATGCATTTCGTCGGAATGCTGGCTCTTTCCTTGCCTGTTCCAGTTGCTTATAATCTTTTTACAGTTGTGCTGTCAGTCATCGTGGCCATTATTGCTTCATTTATTGCTTTATATATGGTTGGTCGTGATCACTTAACATTACGCCGACTGCTCGGCGGTGGAGTGCTGCTTGCCATCGGAATCTCTTCTATGCATTACATAGGAATGGCTGCCATGCTAATCGATATTTCCTATGACCCTTTTTATTTTATTCTCTCTATAGTCATAGCTTTAGTAGCTTCTGTCGCTGCATTATGGCTGTCATTTTACTTCCGCAAAGGCGGTAAACGCGGTGCGACGTGGAAGAAACTAGGTAGTGGATTAATAATGGGAGCCGCAATTGTAGGTATGCATTATACAGGCATGACGGCTGCACATTTTCATTTGGGAGACAAATCGTTATCAACCTCGGGATTTATTTTGGATCAGAGCTGGCTTGGTTACTTCATCTCAGGAGGAACTTTATTTACGCTAGGGTTATCGCTGCTTGGGATTTATATTTCTAATAAATTCTCTTATAAAGATTCGGAGATTCAGGAGAAAGCTAGTGAAATCTCCGAGATGAATAAGGAGCTGCGGCAGTTAAATGAAAATTTAGAGGAGCTAGTGAAGGAACGCACCGCGCAGCTTGAGCAGGCACATGACGAAGCGATCAAAGCTAATATGATCAAAAGCCAATTTTTGGCCAATATGAGCCATGAATTGAGAACGCCGCTAAATGCGATTATCGGTTACAGCGAGTTGTTGGTGGAAGAGGCGGAGGAGCTTGGCGAGCAGACTTTTGTGGAAGACTTGGGGAAAATCAGAAATGCAGGCAAGCATCTGCTTAATCTGATTAACGATATACTGGATATTTCAAAAATTGAGGCTGGCAAAATGGAAGTTCACATGGAGACCTTTGATATGTCCGGTCTTATTCAAGATGTGATTACCACAGTTAAACCGCTGACGGATAAAAACAACAATAAATTGGAAACGAGCTTGGTGCAAGGTGAAATGACAACCGATGTCACCAAGCTGAGGCAAATATTGATTAATCTGCTCAGTAATGCGAGCAAATTTACTAAAGAAGGCACAATCTCGCTTGACGTTTATCGTGAACTTCGTAACGATCGGACAGGCTACTGTTTTTGCGTCAAGGATACAGGTATAGGAATGACGCCCGAACAAGTGGAGAAGCTGTTTCAGCCGTTCACGCAAGCGGATTCCTCCACGACACGCAAATATGGAGGAACCGGTCTCGGGCTTGCCATTAGCCGCAGCTTCTGTGATTTGATGGGTGGAGCGATTCAAGTTGAAAGTGAAATCGGCTCGGGAAGCCTCTTCACGTGCTGGCTCCCCACTTCTGTGGAGGAAGAAAAGTGGAGTGATGAGGAATTCGTAGAGAGTCAGGGTAACAGGGAAGATAACGGTGGGATCAGCATCCTGCTTATTGATGACGAGCCATTTAATCATCAATTAATGAAACGTTATCTTGCTAACGAAGGCTGGACACTCGCTTTTGCCTCGAGCGGACAGGAAGGGCTTCAGATGGCAAAGAAGCATCGACCACAGGTAATCTGTCTAGATATTCTCATGCCAAGCATGGACGGATGGACGGTGTTATCAGCGATCAAGAACGATCCGGAATTGCAAGATATTCCTGTCGTAATATGGTCCATGACTAATGATAATCACTTGGGTTATGCTCTGGGCGCTTCCGAATTTCTGACGAAGCCGATCAGCAGAGAACAGCTCATTCACGTGATGGATAGATTTGTCTCGAAGCGCACGGATCATACTGTTCTGGTCATTGAAGATGATGCTGCAACAAGCGAGTTGATGGCACGGCTGCTGCAAAAAGAAGGATATGAGGTAACTCAAGCTCAAAGCGGTCGTATAGCATTGGATTTCATGACGAGAGTAACGCCTAAAATGATCTTGCTTGACCTCATGATGCCGGAAATGGATGGTTTTCAATTTGTCGCTGAGGTACGCAAACAAGAAGCTTGGAGTGACATACCGATTGTCGTGGTGACGGCCAAAACGATAACAGCGGAAGATCGATTGAAACTGAATGGCTATGTGAAAGGTGTTATTCAAAAAGGCTCGTTCGAGCATAAATCGTTACTGGATGAAATTCGCCGATATGTTGTTGTGGAACGACAAGAATAG
- a CDS encoding response regulator — protein sequence MQTILLVEDNEMNRDMLSRRLSRKGFQIITAEDGKEGVDLAIRQRPDLILMDLSLPVMDGWEATRLLKNTDETKHIPVIVLTAHAMAGDEAEAYRAGCDDFDTKPVVLERLLEKINTALGQ from the coding sequence GTGCAAACGATACTTCTTGTGGAAGATAATGAGATGAATCGTGATATGCTGTCTCGACGGTTGAGCCGCAAAGGGTTTCAGATTATTACGGCTGAAGATGGGAAGGAGGGCGTGGATTTGGCTATCCGGCAACGTCCCGATTTGATTTTGATGGATTTGAGCTTGCCTGTTATGGACGGCTGGGAGGCAACCCGATTGCTTAAGAACACAGATGAAACGAAGCATATCCCGGTAATTGTCTTAACAGCTCATGCGATGGCGGGAGATGAAGCGGAGGCATACCGGGCAGGATGTGATGATTTTGATACTAAGCCGGTTGTCTTGGAACGGTTGCTAGAAAAAATAAATACGGCATTAGGACAATAA
- a CDS encoding HD domain-containing phosphohydrolase, with translation MEAMIAKILIVDDQEYNVSLLERILGRAGYKKVYSTMDSLQVERLLTEIEPDIILLDLHMPGMDGLAILKMIRERYGPDHYLPVLMLTADLTTEAKQQGLQAGVNDFLTKPYDRTEVILRITNLLRTRFLHNQLQQHNNLLEERVRERTKDLEQAQMEIMQLLGRAAEYRDDMTGQHTQRVGALSGQIAERIGLSELEVSMIRMAAPLHDIGKIGIPDDVLLKPGRFEPHEFERMKSHASIGSSILEGSSFKLLKLAQLIALSHHEKWDGSGYPHGLKGEDIPLEARIVALADFYDALTHERPYKRAWTQEETLAEIKEQRGKHFDPLIVDVFIQCVSEKPPII, from the coding sequence ATGGAAGCTATGATCGCCAAAATTTTAATAGTAGATGATCAAGAGTATAATGTCAGTCTCCTGGAACGAATTCTAGGAAGAGCGGGATACAAGAAAGTGTATAGCACAATGGATTCTCTTCAGGTTGAACGTCTGCTCACAGAGATTGAGCCAGATATTATTTTGCTCGACCTACATATGCCTGGTATGGATGGGCTTGCGATTTTGAAAATGATTCGCGAGCGGTACGGTCCTGATCACTATCTGCCGGTGTTAATGCTGACTGCTGATTTGACTACAGAGGCCAAGCAGCAGGGCTTGCAGGCAGGCGTTAATGATTTTTTGACCAAGCCCTATGATCGAACAGAAGTGATTCTTCGTATTACCAATTTGCTCCGCACCCGGTTTCTTCACAATCAATTGCAACAGCACAACAATCTATTGGAAGAAAGGGTACGGGAACGAACGAAAGACCTGGAGCAAGCACAAATGGAAATCATGCAGCTTCTTGGGCGAGCGGCGGAATATCGCGATGATATGACGGGTCAGCATACTCAACGGGTAGGTGCGTTATCAGGACAAATTGCAGAACGCATAGGCCTATCTGAGCTGGAGGTCAGTATGATTCGGATGGCTGCCCCCTTGCATGATATAGGTAAAATCGGTATCCCTGATGATGTCTTACTGAAGCCCGGACGATTCGAGCCCCATGAATTTGAGCGTATGAAGTCTCATGCATCAATCGGTTCCAGCATACTAGAGGGGAGCTCGTTTAAACTCCTGAAGCTAGCCCAGCTTATCGCTCTTTCACACCATGAAAAGTGGGATGGTTCCGGGTATCCCCATGGATTGAAAGGAGAAGATATTCCTCTGGAGGCGCGGATTGTAGCCCTTGCCGATTTTTATGACGCATTGACTCATGAGCGTCCATATAAGAGGGCATGGACACAAGAAGAGACGCTTGCAGAGATTAAGGAGCAACGCGGGAAACATTTTGATCCGCTAATTGTGGACGTGTTCATTCAGTGTGTTAGCGAAAAGCCGCCCATTATCTAA
- a CDS encoding sensor histidine kinase, producing the protein MKMIYRFHLSFALLLICILAITAALIYPLLLDTLVDNQRKELRDQAGLLMEWTPVMPLLPAQENDGQVPQVPAEQKNLTTASSTGMTNAVLIAPGEKVVYSTLTSEATTELVQLSKQDSLGSRGIWQGKDDQYIIETLSIPGVKPDEQGVTAVMTAPLSKIKAMQLALFERLMIILSVGGIFAFLLSMLISRRLVKPLWKLKAELNKVEMRRFSEVQLIETGGEIGEVAKAVHNLASELDKYQHTQKQFFQNASHELKTPLMSIQGYAEGIKDGIFTGEHANKGLDVIVKECERLKKIVTEMILLAKLESEGGIFHMDRVSVRELIAEALERINPLLVKSGLQIETTGPGNGQELMIYADREKLLQALINILGNATRYAKETIRIETSADSEGIDIGISDDGEGIPEPLLSQLFERFVKGKNGETGLGLAISRAIVEQCRGRISAHNEPGGGAAFVLRFPPLS; encoded by the coding sequence ATGAAAATGATATATCGGTTCCATCTCTCTTTTGCTTTGCTGCTGATATGTATTTTGGCGATTACTGCCGCTCTGATTTATCCGCTGCTGCTCGACACTTTGGTCGATAACCAGCGGAAAGAGCTACGGGATCAAGCCGGTCTTCTGATGGAATGGACTCCAGTCATGCCACTCTTGCCGGCGCAAGAAAATGATGGGCAGGTACCACAAGTACCGGCTGAGCAAAAAAACCTCACTACAGCGTCTTCAACTGGAATGACAAACGCAGTATTGATAGCGCCCGGGGAGAAAGTGGTCTATAGCACGCTTACGAGCGAGGCGACGACGGAGCTTGTGCAATTATCGAAGCAAGACTCCTTAGGCTCAAGAGGAATCTGGCAAGGAAAAGACGATCAATATATCATTGAAACGTTATCGATCCCAGGCGTGAAGCCTGACGAGCAGGGTGTCACGGCGGTCATGACAGCTCCGCTAAGCAAGATTAAAGCGATGCAGCTCGCCTTATTCGAACGATTGATGATTATCTTGTCCGTCGGTGGGATCTTCGCTTTCCTTCTGAGCATGCTCATCTCGAGAAGACTTGTCAAACCGCTCTGGAAACTGAAAGCAGAATTGAACAAGGTGGAGATGCGTCGTTTCTCCGAGGTTCAGTTAATTGAAACGGGAGGCGAGATCGGAGAAGTCGCGAAAGCCGTCCACAATCTCGCTAGCGAATTGGATAAATACCAGCATACTCAGAAGCAGTTTTTTCAGAACGCCTCGCATGAGTTGAAGACGCCACTTATGTCAATCCAGGGATACGCAGAGGGCATCAAGGACGGCATCTTTACGGGCGAGCATGCCAATAAAGGCTTGGATGTCATCGTCAAGGAATGCGAACGGTTGAAAAAAATCGTGACGGAAATGATTCTTCTCGCCAAGCTGGAAAGCGAAGGCGGGATATTCCATATGGACCGTGTCTCAGTAAGGGAATTGATCGCGGAGGCGTTGGAACGAATTAATCCGTTGCTCGTGAAGAGTGGCTTGCAGATTGAGACAACCGGACCGGGCAACGGTCAAGAGCTAATGATCTATGCGGACCGTGAGAAACTGCTGCAAGCACTTATCAACATCCTGGGCAATGCGACGCGATATGCCAAGGAAACGATTCGCATCGAAACTTCTGCTGACTCTGAAGGAATTGACATCGGTATTTCCGACGACGGTGAAGGGATTCCCGAACCGTTATTATCTCAGCTTTTTGAACGGTTTGTGAAAGGAAAGAACGGAGAAACTGGGCTGGGCCTCGCCATTTCCCGCGCCATCGTTGAACAGTGCCGTGGCCGCATATCTGCCCATAACGAGCCGGGCGGCGGCGCAGCGTTTGTTTTGCGATTTCCGCCCCTTTCCTAG
- a CDS encoding response regulator transcription factor — protein MNSYQIAVVDDDAQIREIVEAYLHKEGYRTMTLSTAEEALELWKNDPPDMWILDIMLPGMSGFELCRQIRKEAEVPIVMISARDEEVDRILGIELGGDDYLTKPFSPRELIARVNRLFHRIGSIRQAQENPAPSLPGDTAIEVGELRLVLEERRVFWRREEVEMTLKEFKLLQTLTEQPNRAFTRDELLTLIWGDDYYGSDRAIDDLVKRLRRKIKELPVDTVWGHGYRLRTERTGQ, from the coding sequence ATGAATTCCTATCAAATCGCTGTAGTCGATGACGATGCCCAGATCCGGGAAATCGTCGAGGCTTATTTGCATAAAGAAGGATACCGCACGATGACGTTATCGACGGCGGAAGAAGCGTTAGAGCTATGGAAGAACGACCCGCCTGATATGTGGATTCTTGACATCATGCTTCCGGGAATGAGCGGATTCGAGCTGTGCAGGCAAATCCGCAAAGAGGCGGAAGTTCCCATTGTCATGATCTCGGCGCGCGATGAGGAAGTCGATCGCATCCTCGGAATCGAGCTCGGCGGCGATGATTACTTGACGAAGCCGTTCAGCCCGAGAGAATTGATCGCGCGCGTGAACCGCTTGTTCCATCGGATTGGCTCGATTCGCCAAGCCCAAGAGAATCCTGCCCCTTCGCTACCTGGGGATACCGCGATTGAAGTTGGCGAGCTGCGGCTCGTCCTCGAAGAACGGCGCGTTTTCTGGCGCCGGGAAGAAGTCGAAATGACGCTTAAGGAATTTAAATTGCTGCAGACGTTGACCGAGCAACCGAATCGAGCATTCACCCGGGACGAGCTGCTTACGTTGATTTGGGGAGATGATTATTACGGGAGCGACCGTGCGATCGACGATCTGGTGAAGCGACTGAGGAGAAAAATAAAGGAGCTTCCGGTCGATACTGTGTGGGGACACGGCTACCGGCTGCGGACGGAAAGGACGGGGCAATAA
- a CDS encoding carbohydrate ABC transporter permease: MKWHRLARREFLVALGFLAPSLAGFSVFYLIPFGQSILNSFQDGIGGSFTLSNYKELLLSSSFQKAASNTFWFTAISVPILVAVSLMLALLLNQRVFFRNWLRTAYVLPLVVPVASIVLVWQILFDWNGALNAVMEHFGYSRQDWMKSDWAGFVIVLVYVWKNIGYNVILFMAGLQNIPGQYYEIADLEGAGPVRKLFKITLTYLTPTTFLVVLMSVLNSFKVFRETYLVAGAYPHDRIYMMQHYMNNMFLSLDIQKVSSAAVLMALSIMVLVFVLFRTERVFRSYME, translated from the coding sequence ATGAAATGGCACCGTCTAGCTCGAAGGGAGTTTCTAGTTGCTCTTGGTTTCCTGGCTCCGAGTCTGGCTGGATTTTCTGTTTTCTATCTTATTCCGTTCGGGCAGAGCATCCTGAACTCGTTTCAGGATGGAATCGGAGGAAGCTTTACGTTGTCCAACTACAAGGAGCTGCTCCTCAGCTCCTCGTTTCAGAAAGCGGCGTCCAACACGTTCTGGTTCACCGCGATCAGCGTACCGATTCTCGTCGCTGTATCGCTCATGCTAGCACTGCTTTTGAATCAGCGTGTATTTTTCCGAAACTGGCTTCGTACCGCTTATGTACTTCCGCTTGTTGTGCCGGTCGCTTCAATCGTACTTGTTTGGCAAATTTTGTTTGATTGGAATGGCGCACTAAATGCTGTGATGGAGCATTTTGGCTATAGCCGTCAAGATTGGATGAAATCTGACTGGGCTGGCTTTGTGATCGTGCTGGTTTATGTATGGAAAAACATCGGATACAACGTCATTCTGTTCATGGCCGGCTTGCAGAACATTCCGGGTCAATATTATGAAATTGCCGATCTGGAAGGGGCAGGTCCTGTTCGGAAGCTGTTCAAAATTACACTCACTTATTTGACGCCGACGACGTTTCTGGTCGTGCTCATGTCGGTACTGAATTCTTTCAAGGTATTTCGCGAGACGTATCTCGTTGCGGGCGCTTACCCGCACGACCGTATCTATATGATGCAGCATTACATGAACAATATGTTTCTGTCTCTCGATATCCAGAAGGTTTCGTCCGCGGCGGTGTTAATGGCGCTTTCCATCATGGTGCTCGTGTTCGTCCTGTTCCGTACGGAGAGGGTTTTCCGCTCCTATATGGAGTAA
- a CDS encoding carbohydrate ABC transporter permease, with protein MKKEWVTQLLRSLLLIAVAVLLLTPVVLTVVSSFMTGREIIANYSMLGKTDTSVFVNLKWIPDWVSFQQYHKVLIETPKFLYLFWNSVYMVAPIIIGQATVATLAAFALGKLSFWGREGLFFIYLMTMLMPFQVTLVPNYLMADRLGLLNHPGSIILPGVFGAFGVFLLRQFMLHIHSAYIEAAKIDGAGYLRIFLSIALPMVKPGIAALIVLLFVDYWNMVEQPLIFLQEAAMQPLSVFLSRLQKEELDVSFSVSVVYMMPMVLLFLSAEKYFIEGIQLSGVKG; from the coding sequence GTGAAGAAGGAATGGGTCACACAGCTGTTGCGCTCGTTGCTGCTAATCGCCGTCGCCGTCCTGCTGCTGACGCCCGTTGTCTTGACCGTCGTCAGCTCCTTCATGACGGGGCGGGAAATTATAGCGAATTACAGCATGTTAGGCAAAACGGACACGAGTGTATTCGTTAATCTCAAATGGATTCCGGATTGGGTGTCTTTCCAGCAGTACCATAAAGTATTGATTGAGACGCCTAAATTTCTGTATTTGTTCTGGAATTCCGTATATATGGTGGCTCCCATCATCATTGGACAAGCCACTGTGGCAACGCTCGCCGCGTTCGCGCTTGGAAAGCTGAGTTTTTGGGGAAGGGAAGGATTGTTCTTTATCTACTTGATGACGATGCTAATGCCGTTTCAGGTGACGCTCGTGCCTAACTATTTGATGGCAGATCGGTTGGGCCTCCTGAATCATCCCGGATCTATTATATTACCAGGCGTGTTCGGCGCCTTCGGCGTGTTTTTACTGCGGCAATTTATGCTCCATATCCATTCGGCTTATATAGAAGCAGCCAAAATAGACGGAGCGGGATATTTGCGGATATTCCTATCGATTGCGCTACCGATGGTGAAGCCGGGCATTGCCGCACTCATTGTACTTTTGTTCGTCGACTATTGGAACATGGTCGAGCAGCCACTTATTTTTTTGCAGGAAGCCGCGATGCAGCCGCTCTCGGTTTTCCTCTCTCGCCTTCAGAAAGAGGAGTTGGACGTCTCGTTTTCCGTCTCGGTTGTGTATATGATGCCGATGGTGCTCCTGTTCTTAAGTGCGGAGAAATATTTTATCGAAGGAATCCAGCTTTCCGGCGTGAAAGGCTGA